The sequence TAACACAACCGGAAAGTGAGAGACGAGAAAGTGGGTTGTTTTGATAAGTTCGGAGACCGAGAGCTGAACAAGGAGAGCATTTCTTGcatgttatcatttattttaatagacATTAAAATACAGTTATGAAGCCAGCAGTTGATGAAATGTTTCCCGAGGGAGCCGGACCGTACGTGGACCTGGATGAGGTTTGTGTTTCCACATGCTTGTTCCTGAGAATCTGTCATAAGACATTTTATAGCATGTATCTTTCAGTTAAAACCCTTCAATCTCAACTAACTGTTACCTCAACAAAAACGATTAcgtatattattttattcactGTGCATAAACCATGCATTACTTGGCACTGTTATATTAGCTGATAGTTTTTCGTCTACCCTTATGAAAACGAACACTGGTTTAGTTTATGGCAGTAATAGGTTGATGACCATTTGTATTAGCATAGTTGTGCTACAATTGGTACTATGACTTCTTTATTGAGATTGTGGTTAATTTGTGGTTGTGCTTACTCTGGTAAAACAGTggcacatttttgtaaatgtatttagtgCAAAAGTCATATGGCTACAGATGCACATATTACTGCTCATTTATTTATCAATCAAACGAATGATCTATGATAAATCTGAAAAACTGTTAGGGTGAAAAAAATCGGTAGAGGTATTATTAATGTAGTAATGTTGTAGTGATGTATGTTAACAGGCAGGGGGCAGCACTGGACTGCTGATGGACCTGGCCGCCAATGAGAAGGCAGTGCACTCGGACTTTTTCAATGGTGAGCTCACATAAACCTAAAATATAACTATATAGGTCTTTCACCTGATATTTAAATACTTTAACTAGCTGGAGTTTTTCTACATGTGATTTTTTGCTTAGAATATCGGCACACATGATGTTTTAGCATAACCCAATTGTCTGTGTTTATAAGTAATCTAAAATGTAAGTTGCCCCTAAAAAGTATAAAAGTCTGAATGCTgtgcaaagttttttttcttcttttctttatccttctGTAAGTTGCTGTTTTTCTTTGTATGCTTGGTAACAAAATATCGCAGAGGGCTTTAACTGGCAAAGTCTACAATTTCCTTTAAGCTTTTCCGCATCCCCTATACAGTTATAGTAAAGGTGCTTGCAGCAGGATGACCTAAAAACAGGCAGTTAAAGAATAAAGGAGGTATGAAGCTGAGCCCATGTAAAGCACTTTTATTGGGCTCCTTTGGCACCAGCTCAGCATGTTTTCCCCTTTAGAGCCTCTGTATACATCTGTAGCAGTTGAAGTAGCTGAACACGTGTCACTCTGGCGTTTTTATCAGGGGCACTTTTGAAAGATTTACGGAAAATAACCCAGAGACCCAGATGCGTGCTTAAACACTTGTGTTTATTGAGTACACCAATGGGATATCATCTATTACACATTTGTATTTGTGCACTACACTTTTGTGACTTTTGACAAACAAATGAACATTTGTTCTGAGATTGAGGTTCACTCACTTGAACAGGTTTTCGTTGCAGATTTAAgacttactgtatgttttacatTCTTCTTTCCGCAGATTTTGAGGATCTATTCGATGACGATGATATTCAGTGATGAAGATGACAAATAGGattaaaaactgtataaaattgtttgttgctgtacatggaatttgtttcttttgttatGCTACGTTGCCACATCTTCAGTTTTGTTCGTTTTGCCATCAATAAACTTTTTGTGAAATAAGAAATCTTCCCTTTGCCAGatgttttcacatttaaaaaatcccaGACATTCCAAGTCAAAAGTTGGAATAATTGTAAAGGATTTTTTCCCTAGGCTGAAATCTGTTTCTAGCCGTGATTGTAGGTTTTTGCACATTCCTGCACACCTGTAAAGGTGCATAATTACATGTGCGATTCACTATTACCATAAAGACAGCTGTGTTAAGCATTTTTTCCTCACAAATATACTTAAACTAACATAATCAGGTTATTCAGTTAAGCTACTGTAGGTAtaaaattttcagtttttttcagtTATAAACTATTACAATGCATTTTGTGCACTTGATAGCAGAATGATGGAATGAGCTGGTGCTTGGCAGATGTGTATGTGATAAAAATTTCCCATGAGCCCTTTACCCTTTTCAATGCATTACCCGGTTCAATGCATCAGTGCTTTTCTAATGCAATTTTCAGTTCATAGAGGTTGAACCTCTGTGATTCTGTTAAATATCTGCTGACATTCATGACATTATGTTTTTGGTTGTGCCTTTCCCCATATACTTGACTACGTAAAGATGCGTTTAGTGGTCCCTCCTCATCACAGGGACCATTTCCCAGTTGTCCCCCCAATGAGAGCCATTTAAAGTGCATGGACTTGAACTTTATTGGGCCTGTTCAACTAAAACgaaaactttaaaaacaaacaatctaTTTTTAGCACACTTTATAGTAACTTAATATTCTGGATATTTTCAAGCATTTTCCATCATGTGAAAGTAAATCCGATGGTAAAGTAAAGCACAGGTAAAATGGAAATTTCCATCCACGTGTGTTTTTTTGTCCTACAGCATATTTCTTTCTCTTctcaaaaaaaaagtttatattcTCTTCTGTCCTCCTGTCTTTGAGTCTATAATTACATCTTATTGGTTGACTATAGCTGGGCCAGCGTAGGCCAATGGCAGCACTGGAAGCAGCATGCACTCGGCCCCATGGGATGCaccgtttttgtttttaattatcaaGGTTGGGTTTAAATTGTGACCAGGATCTCTGTGGCACAGTCTTTGTACAGAGGTGTGTTGAGAAGTACACAAGGGGTTTGGCTCACCATCCTCTTCCAGACAGTCAGCTGTAGGGCTGAAATACGGGGTCCCATCAGCTCATCACGGGTAACATCTAACACAGGTAAAACAGATTACATTTCTGCTTCTTCCAGAATATGTTCAACATTTGCTATAGATACTTTAATTTGATTTGCAAAGTGACTTAAAAATATTGCTTCAGACATTTTTCAGAGACTTTTAAGCTTAATAGTGCAAGTTCACAAACTTTTTTGCATAAAATGTTCATAagttatttaatatttgacagacgcttttatccaaagcaagttacattgcattatactatacatttgtttctgagtttgtgcaatccctgggatcgaacccaagGCCTTGGCATtactagcgccatgctctaaacACTGAgctattttgtttttacaagGCCATCATCACCAAAGTCGCACCAACAATACAGGAAAAATACTGTAGGAaggtgtaaataaaaaaacagttataTTATGGAATAGAGCAAAATGTTAAAACCTGAAGAAGTAAAGTTTTGATAACTAATAATCTTATTTAGGAATTGAAAATGTACAGGAAAAGTCACACCTGGTCAAAGGGTTAAAacgttttctgttttattttaatattttataacacttgctaaaataaaattgcaggttattaaatgaaaagttgtttagaaaataaataaataaagttactAGAAATAAATTACTATTGGCCAAGTTTTTATTTTCCACATATAAACGTACAGATtaatcaaaaacacatttttacatacTAAATATTTCTTCTTTTTCAAAGGAATCTCCAAGGTTAAGAATGGCTCGTTTAAGAGGATCTACCCTCTTCAATGTATTCGCTGGAATGCTGCTAGCAACAATGTTATTACCTGGTAAGAATAAGTCTTTTAAAGTTATATATTCATGATGATAATATGTGCGACTGTTTTTCATTCTGTTTTTCCCATATGGATCTAAACTGACAGCAGTTCTATTAAAAAAGGCCAAATCTGTTAGAACCCCGCAGGCATCACTGACCTGTAGCAAAAGAGGAGGTATCTGGTTGCAGATTATCAGCTCGCTTTTGCTATTTAGCTGGTAAAATAATTAACGTCTGTCAGCAAAACTCAAACACAGAGGTGTCCAGATGTGCCAGCACTTTAACAAGCTCATAAAAAAAACCCCGCTGATACTCTGAAAGATCATACTATCCCTTACCTCACTCACCAAGGTCTTACGTTCAGACATTAGAAACAGTATTGAACTACAACACGTTCAGAATCCACGTAGATGATCCACAGGGAAAAAGCACTAGTTCATCCATTTCTCTTGTATAATTAGGTTCACCTGTAGATAAAGTCTCCTTCCCTTTGTAGATTTTATAGTTTTGCTTGTATAGGCCTGGTTACAGCAACCCCCTGCTGTCAGGCATCAAAGTGCTGATGTGCACCGTTTGAAGATTAATTTCCCACAATAACCTGTGTTATATCACCTTCTCCCCCACCCCAAACTTGTAAAACTGTATCCTGCTTTCCTCAGCTCATTTGGGCTCATTACTGTTTGTAAGCATTTTCTTCTACTCTTTCACAAATGCAACATCTGGTTGAGACCAGGACCccctcatttctctctctctctaaactCTTTTAAACAGAGTTCCTGCTGGCCGGGCCTGTGATCCAGCGTTTAAAAGGAGATGGTAGGTTTGGCTCCTCATCAGAATGTCTAATTGAGTTTCAAACCAGAAGCACAAACAAGTACAACAGCAACATCATAATATACATGTTTTGCATCATatcaaatgcattaatgtagtGTAGTGTATGAACGTTAGGCTTTCTCAGTGACGTATGCTGTTTCTGACAGATGGAAGCAATGACAAAGCAAGCGTTGAGGCTGGATCACCAAAACTAATCCGCAACCGAAGAAACATCAGTTGGTACAAGCAGCACTCTGACTTCTGGAACTGGTACAAGTACTTCACTGACAATGGAAACCAGGAGGGAGTAAGTAGAGTATTTATGTCCTAAACGAGAATTGGGTTTCACAATCCAAGTGCACACTCAAGATCTCGTTCTCGTGTCTTTCAGGTAGCAGAGCTCGATCGCGTCTATCTGGCATACCTGCAAAATAAGAACAGAGCAGAGTCACGTCGTTCCTACAAGATGTACCTGCAGCACCTCGCCGACATCTACAAATCTTGTGCCGAGACTGACGACCCAAACTGCGTGGCCTCTTACGCAAGACCCAAACCCAAAGTTGAGGCATCAGCACCTGCGCCAATCAAGTCATGTGACCCTTACAGAGACCCATACTGCTTGCAATCTAAGGGATACAACTATTACCCCTACCTGGCCCCGGCTCCAGCCCCTGTCAAAGCCGCTGCCCCTGCTCCAGTTAAAGCCCCAGCTTACCTCCACACCCCAGTGATGAAAGACCCACGCTCTGGTCACTACTATTACTCTCCGTTGGTGCAGTCCTTCCTGACAGCTGAACAGAAGTCCGAGCTGTTGCGCATCTGTGATGCGGAGGACGTCGAGTGTCTGCAGTACCACCTCCGTGCAGCCTACGGTTACAAGCCTGCAGCTGTCATGGCTCCATCCTATGCCCATCTCGGCTGTGACCCTAAGACCGATCCTCGTTGTGTCCCCCACCTGTCCCAGAAGGCACCATCTGGTCTGCACATGCCCTATCCTCACTGTGATCCTCGTGTGGACCCGTACTGCGCTTATGCATACGCCCTTGCATCCTCCCAGAACCTGGAGGCTCCTTCATCTCCATCAGCTTTGGAGAGACAATGCAACCCACTCTACGATGACAGCTGCAACCCTCTGACAGCCTCAAGGTTTGGCAGCTTGTCCTACAATGCTCCAAAGGACGAGCCTGCCTCTGAAGCCAGCGCCATGCGCGTACCTCCCAGCTCTCGTCACGACCCCTACGCCTTGTACCGAGACGCATCTGCAGGGGCAGACTTGCGCAGACGCATGCCCACCCATCTCCAGCCTCCAAGGCACCAACCGGAGGAACATCAACATCATCTTGGGCCTCGTGGGAAGACCAAAGAGGGCTATGATTGCTTCATCGGGTATGATGAAGAGTGTTACCCCCTGGGTTCACAGAATGAACAAGGCAGTGATGTGCAGAGACGGGCACCCTACCCTTCCGAAGCCTACGAGCCCTATCTGAAAGCTGATGGAACCAGAAGCGGAGTGGTCGAGCCTGATCCCGACTGCGACCCGGAATACGATAGAAACTGCCGCTTGCGCCGCTACGAGCCTGAGGCGGCCGAGCCTGCCAGTCCTTCACCTGTGGACGCCCATACAACCCAGGAGCACAGCAACGAGCAGGGTCACCATGAGGTCCCCCAGTATCGTGAAGACTCCTACCCGGAGACCGCAGGCTATGAGCAGCAGTACGACCCCTACATGAGTGGACAAGAGGATCCGTATGCTGGAAATGGCCCACAGGAGGCCGGAGCACCTAATTTTCAGGATATCCTGAGAGGATACGGTGGGCGATATCCTGGCCAGGATGACCAGCGTGGTTACACGGGAGACTACAGAAAGAAATAAGAGGCTCATGACAATGTAcaccaaaaataaatgtagaacgGGACAGAATGTGGGCTGGAGATAAAAAGTGCACACACCAAATGCCAGAACGTAGATGCAGAATTTCATTTGATTTGCTCACGTGTCATGTTTTCGAGAGCTGCTGTATTTTAAGCTCTACACTTTGACAGCACTTGTATAGGGAAATcaattctgtttgttttttattcaaatggtCCATGTACCACGAGTGCGTTATTGTTTCTCTAGGATGCATTTCGCTCTGACTTATAAAGTACTTGAGTACTTTGTATATGTGAAAAAAGGCAGGAAAAAAAGAGAAGTATGGTGTACTTGAACATACCAAAGTCATGACCACCTCACCCATTTTAGCTTTAACGCAGATTTACCCAGCATTCCCGCTTCAAAGGAATATTTAAATAACTGGACCCCTGCttgtttctttcatttaaatCACCAAAAGTGTTGCTTTGTATTTTGTTTGCTTATGATTTGTAAGATTTTTGCTTGGAATGTTtccaataaaagctttaaagaTCCTAAGAGCTGgttttatttccacatttactATAActataaacattaaacaaactaaCATTTTTTAACTAATGTTACCCATTTAATGCAACCCAATAACACATCGCAGTCATTCTtattttaaaagctttattttccTTTCAAGTCGCccataacacaataaaatgtaacaagATCGTCGTACTGCTGTCTCAGTGGGTCAATTTTTAGTAACTttcaaagaaataaacacaatattAACTGTGTCTATGTTATTAATGTGAATCCAATAATTAGTCGAGTTTTTCCGTGAGATGCTGGAAGTTTAGAGGCTTGGGATTTAGATGCTTTAGTTTCTTTCATAATGTAACACTTGGAATAACTAGTGATGACACAGAAACACTGTGTAAATGTGATCATAGATCGACCTTGAACATTGATTAAATATCTCAGTGAATGAAGTGAGCCAAACTGAACTCCAACTGCTATACTGGGAGAAAGCCAGCTGGTTAGATGTTTAGTCTGAGGATATAGACTGCTGAATGAACCAAAAACTTCAATCTAATTTAAACCTCACAgtgatataaaaaacacaaacatgttgAAAACAGTAGGCTGAAAGCACAGGGAGACTTCAGTGAGTTTTCAAACTTTTCACTGGGTACTGATAGAAATACAACAAGCCCTGACCTgccatttaagaaaaaaatacaagccCCGTTCTTGGTCAAAATCGACCTTTAATAAATGGttgtcatactgtatgtatgccgGTGTGGTTTGTATTGTTACAACTAATACAGAAATATGATACTGAAATTAgaatacacaaaaaaattaagagaccactgcAAAAGTATTAtcttttttctgaatttactgcTTATGGGGTTATACGTGTTAAAGTAAAATGATCGTTTCATTCTGTTAACTACAGGAGACGACATTTCTCCCTAAATtccagataaaacattttttttatttgcatttatttgaagaCGACTAAAATGGGACAAGCTGGTAAAAAGATCCTGCAGACCTAGAAGTTCATATTCGTGATTAAACAACCCAATACTGTTATTACATGTGTTTTAGGAGCAGTTGAAAAATACATGAATTTATGAATAAGTCGGATTTTGGGGCGactttgtcattcctgaggtttgtttctgttcaaattcaacagacactggactggaattcaCACCATACAagcagaaatgctgattacagGTAAAATTGGAGTGATCTCTTTATTTGTTCCTCATGGCTATAGAATACACAACAAAATCActgcaacacaaaaacaaacatttctaaaTTCAGACTGTTGACTTAAAACTTCAAAGTCACTTAAATATAGTTTGTGACATTTTCAccatgtgacaactagccccagaCTGAAAGAGGTGGATTTTAGCGCCTGCGGTTGTCAAATGGGTTGCTTAGAATTTTAGGAGTCAATAGGAAGCCAGTGAAGGTTGAATCATTGTTGTTATCAGCGTAAATTCCTGCATCAAATGCATCTTCACCATACAGCTGTAGCCAAACCTCATCTCCAGCTGCGAGATTTAAAATGGCCCCCCCTGAGGCCTGATCCACATTTCCGCTGTGAAACTGGTCAAGTGTAAAAGCCACAGTCTTGCCGTTTTGAAACATGGCTACTTTGGTCTCTTTCCCGTGGATGGTGAGATGATAAGTGAAGTAGTAGATCCCAGGGACTGTGCAGCGAAACTTTCCAGAGATCTCATCATAGTGATGTTGCTCATTGTAGTAGGTCTTGGTGAAGCGGATGGGCGCTCCACTGGCGGTGCTGACTTCACCGGTGAGTCCCATGCTAAAAGCTGAGTGGTAGGGAAAAGAACTCTCTCCATTCTCTCCTTTCAGACCCGGGTTTCCAGGAAATCCTCTTTTCCCCGTTGACCCCTCGTCCCCTGGCTCACCAGGCTCTCCTTTAGGCCCCTCGGAGGCTTCACACAGATAAGAGAATAGATTACGATTTCTTggtagtttcataaacagacaTGACGCATGCAATTCTGAAATGCTTACGGTATCATCCAAATGCATtcgttttgaaacattttgaaacaaaagccacttttttattctttaatgcaattacatgcatttatttctCAAATGAGTCACCTGGAGCAGCTCTATCTCCCGTCTCCCCTTCACGACCATCACGTCCGTCTCGCCCAGGGATGCCATCAAACCCAGGTGTGCCAGCAACACCCCTCATCCAGCGGGCGCAGGGCTCTTTGCTGTCCTGCTCAGTCGGCTCTGTGCCCTCTTCCAGAGAGACACCCAGCTTGACTGCCATCCCCACACAAAGCACAGCTATCCATGTAGTTTTCACCACAGGAGCCATGTCACCAATCTGTTACAATGaatcaaatacaaataaacttcaATTAAAGGGATTTAAACACATCTGGTTTACAACCCCTGACTGAGATAACACATAAAATACTCTTCTTAAAAGTGTTATGAAATTCATTACATAAAGCGATTATTTCATTCatgatttcattattttgcaAATTAAAGATTTCGTTTATTCCCTGCACGTAcctgtttatttaaaaagtgttttacaaTCATTTGTGTGGAGCTTGAGGTCTTGTCCTGTTGCCTTTTTGTGAGCTTGTGAAAGCTATTACTCTGTGCTTACCACTACTAAAAATATCCAACTGGACATGCAAACAGCTGTTGGTATTAAACAACCTAATGGCAGCACATATCACATGCAAGACATTTGAGCATTGTCCGGGCAATATATATTCATTCTTAAGATCATTCATTGTTGTTCAATTTAATGCACGAATACAGTTGAAGTGATTATTGTAGCTGATGTGAACTGAATTGTAAAGCACTATGCAAAGTGGGAAGtgaaacaaaaaacaagcaAGAAATCAAACCCACTTCTTCAGGCATACCAGGTCATCTTTTTATCTGAGAGAAAAAATCAAGTACCCAACATTAATTTAAATTGAAATATTGGTTTGTACCAATACAGAGAATTGAGTTGCTGGTGTGAGAATAGGAAGAACCTGTCAAATATAAGCGTAGGGCGCCGCCTTGTGGCTGATATAATATGACGCGTTAGCAAGACACGActagtaaatactgtaattaGCCTATCTAAAAAAGCACGAgctaaaaaggaaaaaatgagACCGTATAGGCGGACGCTAGGGGGCATATCCGGTTCAGCATTCAGAAACCCGGAAGCGTGAAAAAGGCTTATtaacaacatgttaaaattaGGAGtcaattaaacaaaatgtttagatttattttgtatattacatatacagtaaatgtaactGGACTGATCAATATTAAGGCAGACCTGCCCAAAATCATTATAATAATGCTGCTTCATAGCTTAAAACTTTTAACGCAACATCACCATCAGCAACATGGTCATTAACACTAAAACCTTTTACTTAGAAATCAATGCACGATTTTTCAGACTTTATGTGGTTCTTGGGGGCAACGAGACGCTTTATTAAAACACGAAACCTTCAGATATGAGCACAGTTTGGAAACCATCCCATCTCTGTTCTGCTGTGAAATGTCAGCGTAGTCTACATTTTAAAACGCTCCCCACCTGACACTTTACTGGACTCATTTTATTGCTTGTACTGATCATAAAATGCCAACATATTTTGGTGGAATAATGGCTGGCTGAAATGTAgcgctgtagtactcgagtccggactcggcacacagcagttcagttcagtgtgtgctgttgctgtaactaaataactccggtatattggttcaagtcctcgtgactgtcatgcacgccagaaagtgaagaactgtattaatttgtgggtaatattaagtgtttactcattcaggtgaactggttcgacctTAAAAcaaagaaccggttcaaatgaacgattcgtccacggcgcgaactgaacagcatcaatcattcatcaggcagaatgtcagcgagcagcggcataatacaatggttttacaaaccataaagagtttatcgacagtgcgcttcaaaggaaactttttgcaacaaaactttctccgaaacctgtgggacaacatccaatttcgtaagacacctgcaaggcatcacaaagagaggtaagtttatgccttgtttcagagttagcattgcatttgagtatttttgtAAGTTTAGAAAgtagattgatcgtatttttattgtcattgcgatATGAGCATGTTATTTAAGTATGGGCACCgaaacgtgcttttaaacgagccgtggggcctctgctctttctggcagctcctctatcgaacacgcacgagcacgggcaggcgcgcgcacacacacaaaggtgtTAAAAAGTTCCTTATAAGGGGGGGGTTACTTTGGGGGACACTAAGTCATAAATTCAAGAATGGGaacatattcaagtgtttgctggttatttgttaacattttctattggcagaataggattgttacacttcaatacaaaaaaatgtgaagttacacttcggctttgtgactttagtgctataagtaaataaaataaccttattttaaggtaaaataaaatcaaaaaaatatttttgatcattacaaacaataatgaaaatgattatcttagaatagaagatatgctgtctcttgcatcacaaaaattctccatagttaagtatgtggtcttgtagtcatgattttttttcagtctctgtcttgactgtctcagtttgactcggtcttgacttggactcgaacctctttggactcggtcttgactagtcctggtcttggactcgacaacggtggacttgactacagccctactgAAATGTCATGAGTATGAATAATTGTCCCTTTTGTTTCACCTTTGATGTGCAACACTGATCTTTCGGTCGTGTTTAAGCAGATTTTGGGTCGCTTGCGTGCGAAATatattctcattcatttcaatgcaaCGAATAATTGCTTTTTCAGGGTCAGACATTCATCTATAAAAGATTTATGGAATGTTCTTTGGTTAAATATTGGCTGGTTGCGCTCAAAC comes from Triplophysa rosa linkage group LG23, Trosa_1v2, whole genome shotgun sequence and encodes:
- the cops9 gene encoding COP9 signalosome complex subunit 9 encodes the protein MKPAVDEMFPEGAGPYVDLDEAGGSTGLLMDLAANEKAVHSDFFNDFEDLFDDDDIQ
- the and1 gene encoding actinodin1, yielding MARLRGSTLFNVFAGMLLATMLLPEFLLAGPVIQRLKGDDGSNDKASVEAGSPKLIRNRRNISWYKQHSDFWNWYKYFTDNGNQEGVAELDRVYLAYLQNKNRAESRRSYKMYLQHLADIYKSCAETDDPNCVASYARPKPKVEASAPAPIKSCDPYRDPYCLQSKGYNYYPYLAPAPAPVKAAAPAPVKAPAYLHTPVMKDPRSGHYYYSPLVQSFLTAEQKSELLRICDAEDVECLQYHLRAAYGYKPAAVMAPSYAHLGCDPKTDPRCVPHLSQKAPSGLHMPYPHCDPRVDPYCAYAYALASSQNLEAPSSPSALERQCNPLYDDSCNPLTASRFGSLSYNAPKDEPASEASAMRVPPSSRHDPYALYRDASAGADLRRRMPTHLQPPRHQPEEHQHHLGPRGKTKEGYDCFIGYDEECYPLGSQNEQGSDVQRRAPYPSEAYEPYLKADGTRSGVVEPDPDCDPEYDRNCRLRRYEPEAAEPASPSPVDAHTTQEHSNEQGHHEVPQYREDSYPETAGYEQQYDPYMSGQEDPYAGNGPQEAGAPNFQDILRGYGGRYPGQDDQRGYTGDYRKK
- the adipoqa gene encoding adiponectin — its product is MIVKHFLNKQIGDMAPVVKTTWIAVLCVGMAVKLGVSLEEGTEPTEQDSKEPCARWMRGVAGTPGFDGIPGRDGRDGREGETGDRAAPASEGPKGEPGEPGDEGSTGKRGFPGNPGLKGENGESSFPYHSAFSMGLTGEVSTASGAPIRFTKTYYNEQHHYDEISGKFRCTVPGIYYFTYHLTIHGKETKVAMFQNGKTVAFTLDQFHSGNVDQASGGAILNLAAGDEVWLQLYGEDAFDAGIYADNNNDSTFTGFLLTPKILSNPFDNRRR